A stretch of DNA from Candidatus Abyssobacteria bacterium SURF_5:
ATGCAGCGCCCCCTCGAGTTGTGAGTTGAAGTAATTGAAGAACGCAAGTGAGGGGATCGCTATCATGAGGCCGGTGGCGGTAGTGATGAGCGCTTCAGCGATTCCGCCGGACACGGCGACGGGATTCTGTGCGCCTGAGACTCCCATTGCCTCGAAAGAACGGATGATACCGGTCACAGTTCCGAGGATGCCGAGAAGCGGCGAGACCGTGACCATGGTATCGAGCACGTTCATGTACCGCTTCATTCGCTTGATCTCGACGGCGGCGGCCATCTCGAGGGCGCTCTTGAGCGAAAAGCTGCGATGCACGATCCCGCAAATGAGAATGCGGGCGACGTAGT
This window harbors:
- a CDS encoding MotA/TolQ/ExbB proton channel family protein, with the protein product MLTLFHKGGPVMYLLLACSLAALTVVIERIIFWTRERHSRNQSLVDKILELAEQDDYIEAARIGGRSSDYVARILICGIVHRSFSLKSALEMAAAVEIKRMKRYMNVLDTMVTVSPLLGILGTVTGIIRSFEAMGVSGAQNPVAVSGGIAEALITTATGLMIAIPSLAFFNYFNSQLEGALHEIETYSTSLEIVHEKNKAQNESQPQDAR